A stretch of Microbacterium sp. 4R-513 DNA encodes these proteins:
- a CDS encoding PQQ-dependent sugar dehydrogenase: MDSLALRLRRGIGAFVAVALIAAALVVVPQPASAAVTAPPGFSVVKVATVASPTAIANLVDGRMLISSRRGQVYLFENGALRAAPVLDLSARVCSDSERGVIGLAGDTDPTTGAVFVFYTAKGTDAACPTNAAGGPAPAGAPTGRISRFSMRADGTVDPASETILLDGILSPAGYHNGGDLFVGSDGYLYATTGDGGCDYRGGVGDPGGSGCGGANDAARDLNILNGKILRITRAGGIRPDNPYLGANTQPCTAAPAPAGRTCQEIFATGLRNPFRFAFDPGAATTSFRINDVGQDAWEEIDQGLKGADYGWNQREGLCALTGSEADCGGPQAAGLTGPIHAYGHSTGCTSITGAAYVPRGLWPAAYDGAYLFADYVCGRIRSLSATGAVSDLVTGLGASSAVAMTFGGSEASRGLYFTTYAGGGAVYRLTYTGSVNRAPVAVLAATPTSGSSPLAVRLTAAGSSDPDGDALTYRWTFGDGTPTKVTSTPSTSHTFPRGSWTASLKVVDAKGTYSAPATVRITSGNHAPTPIILQPAERATFVAGQTYTLSGRATDVENGELPGSSLSWTIVRRHAGHTHPLLGPVTGASVSFVAPGPEDLAAAGDSDLLVSLTASDAKGLTSTTTRVFTPQRVEVTFATSPSGRLVTINGTPYTAPVTLSAWAGSALQVAVPAQSDADGALYEFISWSDGGAAAHTITTPLAATTYTATLTRKGRLPTAPASVTAAQSGAGSATLRWSPPSSPGDSPITGYRVSRDGVDSSGAGPWSYVLSADRRDFTFTKLVAGQAYTLSVQAVSSVGTGPAGSAVVSIAP; this comes from the coding sequence TCCGCCTGCGCCGTGGAATCGGCGCGTTTGTAGCGGTCGCACTCATCGCGGCGGCACTGGTCGTCGTTCCACAGCCCGCCTCGGCCGCCGTCACGGCGCCGCCGGGGTTCTCGGTCGTGAAGGTCGCGACCGTCGCCTCCCCGACGGCGATCGCGAACCTCGTCGACGGCCGGATGCTCATCAGCTCCCGCCGCGGCCAGGTCTACCTGTTCGAGAACGGCGCTCTTCGCGCGGCCCCCGTCCTCGATCTGTCGGCGCGCGTGTGCAGCGACTCCGAGCGCGGCGTCATCGGCCTGGCCGGCGACACCGATCCGACGACCGGTGCGGTCTTCGTCTTCTACACCGCGAAGGGGACGGATGCCGCGTGCCCGACGAATGCAGCGGGCGGTCCGGCGCCTGCCGGCGCCCCCACCGGCCGCATCTCGCGATTCTCGATGCGGGCCGACGGCACCGTCGATCCCGCCTCCGAGACGATCCTCCTCGACGGCATCCTCTCGCCGGCCGGGTATCACAACGGCGGCGACCTCTTCGTCGGCTCCGACGGCTATCTGTATGCGACGACGGGCGATGGTGGCTGCGACTACCGGGGCGGGGTGGGCGACCCCGGCGGGAGCGGGTGCGGGGGAGCGAACGACGCCGCGCGCGACCTCAACATCCTCAACGGCAAGATCCTGCGCATCACGCGGGCCGGAGGCATCCGGCCCGACAATCCCTACCTGGGCGCGAACACGCAGCCGTGCACCGCGGCTCCCGCCCCAGCCGGCCGGACGTGCCAGGAGATCTTCGCGACGGGTCTGCGCAACCCCTTCCGCTTCGCATTCGATCCCGGTGCGGCGACCACCTCCTTCCGCATCAACGACGTTGGCCAGGACGCGTGGGAGGAGATCGACCAGGGTCTCAAGGGCGCGGACTACGGCTGGAACCAGCGCGAGGGGCTGTGCGCGCTGACCGGTTCCGAAGCGGACTGCGGAGGGCCTCAGGCCGCCGGATTGACCGGTCCCATCCATGCGTACGGCCATTCGACCGGCTGCACATCCATCACGGGAGCCGCCTACGTGCCGCGCGGACTCTGGCCGGCGGCCTACGACGGGGCGTACCTCTTCGCCGACTACGTCTGCGGCAGGATCAGGAGCCTCTCGGCGACGGGTGCCGTCTCGGATCTCGTCACGGGCCTCGGAGCGAGCAGCGCGGTGGCCATGACCTTCGGGGGATCCGAGGCAAGCCGGGGGCTCTACTTCACGACTTATGCGGGAGGGGGAGCGGTCTACCGGCTCACCTACACGGGCAGCGTCAACCGCGCCCCCGTCGCGGTGCTCGCGGCGACGCCGACCTCGGGCTCCTCGCCGCTCGCCGTCCGGTTGACGGCGGCGGGCAGCAGCGATCCCGACGGCGATGCCCTCACCTACCGCTGGACGTTCGGCGACGGCACGCCGACCAAGGTCACCAGCACGCCGAGCACGTCGCACACCTTCCCTCGCGGCTCGTGGACCGCGTCGCTCAAGGTCGTGGATGCGAAGGGCACCTACTCCGCCCCCGCGACGGTGAGGATCACGTCGGGGAACCACGCGCCGACGCCGATCATCCTGCAGCCGGCCGAGCGCGCGACGTTCGTCGCGGGGCAGACCTACACGCTGAGCGGGCGGGCGACGGATGTCGAGAACGGCGAGCTGCCCGGCAGCTCACTGTCGTGGACGATCGTGCGGCGCCACGCCGGCCACACGCATCCGCTGCTGGGGCCGGTCACGGGAGCATCCGTGAGCTTCGTCGCGCCCGGACCGGAGGACCTCGCGGCGGCGGGCGACAGCGACCTGCTCGTGAGCCTCACCGCGTCCGACGCGAAGGGCCTGACCTCGACCACGACCCGGGTCTTCACGCCGCAACGGGTCGAGGTGACGTTCGCGACGTCGCCGTCCGGGCGCCTCGTCACGATCAACGGCACGCCGTACACCGCACCCGTCACCCTCTCGGCATGGGCGGGTTCCGCTCTACAAGTCGCTGTGCCCGCTCAGTCGGACGCCGACGGCGCGCTCTACGAATTCATCTCCTGGTCCGACGGGGGAGCGGCGGCTCACACCATCACGACCCCGCTGGCCGCGACGACGTACACGGCGACGCTCACGCGCAAGGGACGGCTCCCCACGGCGCCTGCCTCCGTGACCGCGGCTCAGTCGGGCGCAGGCTCGGCGACGCTCCGGTGGAGCCCGCCGTCGAGCCCGGGGGACAGCCCCATCACGGGTTACCGCGTGAGCCGCGACGGCGTCGACTCGTCGGGCGCAGGGCCGTGGTCTTACGTCCTCTCCGCCGATCGGCGGGATTTCACCTTCACCAAGCTTGTCGCCGGGCAGGCGTACACCTTGAGCGTGCAGGCGGTGAGCTCCGTCGGCACGGGGCCCGCCGGGTCCGCTGTCGTGTCGATCGCACCGTAG
- the mfd gene encoding transcription-repair coupling factor, with amino-acid sequence MTIPGIVRALEQADSFRDAVAAASVDADFSLSEGLGAPLLAALVERRRANGRSGALLAIAPTGRRAESLGTALECLLPGAEILHFPAWETLPHERLSPSAETVGRRLAVLRRIAKWSGEAPLVVTASVRSALQPLASGLADVEPIELTIGGRGYELGDVSARLVELAYHRVDMVSRRGEFALRGGILDVFPPVADHPYRVEFFGDEVDQIRAFSVADQRSLPGEVPGVALVPSRELLLTESVRGRARQLKDEFPALRGMLEKMAEGIPVEGMESLTPAVVDGLVTLVDYLPEGSAVALADPERSVTRAITLGDTNREFLEAAWSAATSGASTPIDLGAGDFLTIPRLREAASTRGDVWWTLSAFDSGAADASAEGLLEDDLDAALEASAAVRVAGVAVPSFQGNVDGATAHVGQLLADGWRVVVAASGAGLVERARDVLGERGIAARMVDAVSHAPEPGVAHVVLAALERGFESPDAKLAVLTETEFYGRTIGGDSRVVKKLASRRRNVVDPLQLKNGDYVVHATHGIGKFVELTQREVSSGGRNAVKSVREYLVLEYAPSKRGYPGDKLYVPTDQLDLLSKYVGGEAPSLSKMGGSDWAQAKGRARKAVRDIAVELVKLYSARMAAKGYAFGPDTPWQRELEEAFPFAETPDQLQTIDEIKADMEKPIPMDRLLSGDVGFGKTEVAVRAAFKAIQDGKQVAMLVPTTLLVKQHLETFTERFAGFPVKVKALSRFQTDKQAREVVAGLGDGTVDMVIGTHRILTEKVLFKDLGLLIVDEEQRFGVEHKDQLKKLKTNVDILAMSATPIPRTLEMAVTGIREMSTLQTPPEDRHPILSYVGPRNDKQIAAAIRRELLREGQVFFVHNRVQSIQRVAAELSELVPEARIAVAHGQMGEHALEEVVDAFWERRSDVLVCTTIVETGLDISNANTIIIDRADKYGLSQLHQLRGRVGRARERAYAYFLYDEQKPLSETAADRLETIAVNNDLGSGMQVALKDLELRGAGNLLGAEQAGHIAGVGFDLYLRMIGEAVSAFRGDEVEGPAELRLELPVQARIPESYIDSERLRLEAYQKLSAAASVTAKPDAIDLVIDELRDRYGDPPAEVEGLVAVARLRRRAAQAGLADVVAMGPNLRVAPANLPDSMRVRLQRLHPKAKLLSGGEALVVPLPTAGGEPRTDAELIAWVGQLIDQLWPERVAEPETASTA; translated from the coding sequence GTGACAATTCCCGGGATCGTGCGCGCCCTCGAGCAGGCGGATTCATTCCGGGATGCCGTGGCCGCAGCATCCGTCGACGCCGACTTCTCTCTTTCCGAAGGACTGGGTGCGCCGCTCCTCGCCGCCCTCGTCGAACGCCGCCGCGCGAACGGCCGCTCCGGGGCACTCCTCGCCATCGCGCCGACCGGCCGCCGTGCCGAGTCGCTCGGCACGGCTCTGGAGTGCCTGCTCCCGGGCGCCGAGATCCTGCACTTCCCGGCGTGGGAGACGCTGCCGCACGAGCGGCTGAGCCCGAGCGCCGAGACGGTGGGCCGCCGCCTGGCTGTGCTGCGCCGCATCGCGAAGTGGTCGGGGGAGGCGCCGCTCGTGGTGACGGCCTCGGTGCGGTCGGCACTTCAGCCGCTCGCCAGCGGGCTCGCCGATGTCGAGCCCATCGAGCTGACGATCGGCGGTCGCGGGTACGAGCTCGGCGACGTGTCGGCGCGGCTCGTGGAGCTCGCCTACCACCGTGTGGACATGGTCTCGCGGCGCGGCGAGTTCGCCCTCCGCGGCGGCATCCTCGATGTCTTCCCGCCCGTCGCCGACCACCCCTACCGCGTCGAGTTCTTCGGCGACGAGGTCGACCAGATCCGTGCGTTCTCGGTCGCCGATCAGCGGTCGCTGCCCGGCGAGGTGCCCGGAGTCGCCCTCGTCCCGAGCCGGGAGCTGCTCCTCACCGAGAGCGTCCGGGGGCGTGCACGCCAGCTCAAGGACGAGTTCCCGGCGCTTCGCGGCATGCTCGAGAAGATGGCCGAGGGCATCCCGGTCGAGGGCATGGAGTCGCTCACGCCCGCCGTCGTCGACGGCCTCGTGACCCTCGTCGACTACCTGCCCGAGGGCTCGGCCGTCGCCCTCGCCGACCCCGAGCGGTCCGTCACCCGTGCCATCACGCTCGGCGACACGAACCGCGAGTTCCTCGAGGCCGCGTGGAGCGCCGCCACCTCCGGCGCGAGCACGCCGATCGACCTCGGAGCGGGTGACTTCCTCACGATCCCGCGCCTGCGCGAAGCCGCCTCCACGCGGGGCGACGTCTGGTGGACGCTGTCCGCCTTCGACTCGGGGGCGGCGGATGCCTCGGCCGAAGGCCTCCTCGAGGACGACCTCGATGCCGCGCTGGAGGCGTCGGCCGCGGTCCGCGTCGCGGGTGTCGCCGTGCCGTCGTTCCAGGGCAACGTCGACGGGGCGACCGCCCACGTCGGGCAGCTCCTCGCCGACGGCTGGCGGGTGGTGGTCGCGGCATCCGGCGCAGGTCTGGTGGAGCGCGCGCGCGACGTGCTCGGCGAGCGGGGCATCGCCGCCCGAATGGTCGACGCCGTCTCGCACGCGCCCGAGCCCGGTGTCGCGCACGTCGTCCTCGCGGCTCTCGAGCGCGGCTTCGAGTCGCCCGACGCCAAGCTCGCGGTGCTCACCGAGACCGAGTTCTACGGCCGCACGATCGGCGGCGACAGCCGCGTCGTGAAGAAGCTCGCCTCGCGCCGGCGGAACGTGGTCGACCCGCTGCAGCTCAAGAACGGCGACTACGTCGTGCACGCGACGCACGGCATCGGAAAGTTCGTCGAGCTGACCCAGCGCGAGGTCTCCAGCGGCGGCCGCAACGCCGTGAAGAGCGTGCGCGAGTATCTCGTGCTCGAGTACGCGCCGTCCAAGCGGGGCTACCCGGGTGACAAGCTCTACGTCCCCACCGATCAGCTCGACCTCCTCTCGAAGTACGTCGGCGGCGAGGCGCCCAGTCTCTCCAAGATGGGCGGCAGCGACTGGGCGCAGGCGAAGGGGCGTGCGCGCAAGGCCGTCCGTGACATCGCGGTCGAGCTCGTGAAGCTCTATTCGGCCCGGATGGCGGCGAAGGGCTATGCCTTCGGCCCCGACACGCCCTGGCAGCGCGAGCTGGAGGAGGCCTTCCCCTTCGCCGAGACGCCCGACCAGCTGCAGACGATCGACGAGATCAAGGCCGACATGGAGAAGCCGATCCCGATGGATCGGCTCCTGTCGGGCGACGTCGGCTTCGGCAAGACCGAGGTCGCGGTCCGGGCCGCCTTCAAGGCGATCCAGGACGGCAAGCAGGTCGCGATGCTCGTGCCTACGACGCTCCTCGTCAAGCAGCACCTCGAGACCTTCACCGAGCGCTTCGCGGGGTTCCCCGTCAAGGTCAAGGCCCTGTCCCGCTTCCAGACCGACAAGCAGGCGCGCGAGGTCGTCGCGGGCCTGGGAGACGGCACTGTCGACATGGTGATCGGCACGCACCGGATCCTCACCGAGAAGGTGCTCTTCAAAGACCTCGGGCTGCTCATCGTCGACGAGGAGCAGCGCTTCGGCGTCGAGCACAAGGACCAGCTGAAGAAGCTCAAGACGAACGTCGACATCCTGGCGATGAGTGCGACGCCCATCCCGCGGACGCTCGAGATGGCCGTCACCGGCATCCGCGAGATGTCGACGCTGCAGACCCCGCCCGAGGACCGGCACCCGATCCTCTCGTACGTCGGCCCGCGCAACGACAAGCAGATCGCGGCCGCGATCCGGCGGGAGCTGCTTCGGGAGGGCCAGGTCTTCTTCGTGCACAACCGCGTGCAGTCGATCCAGCGCGTCGCGGCGGAGCTCTCGGAACTCGTGCCCGAGGCGCGCATCGCCGTCGCGCACGGGCAGATGGGGGAGCACGCGCTCGAAGAGGTCGTCGATGCGTTCTGGGAGCGCAGATCCGACGTCCTCGTCTGCACGACGATCGTCGAGACCGGGCTCGACATCTCGAACGCGAACACCATCATCATCGACCGCGCCGACAAGTACGGGCTGAGCCAGCTGCACCAGCTGCGCGGCCGGGTGGGTCGCGCCCGCGAGCGGGCGTACGCCTACTTCCTCTACGACGAGCAGAAGCCGCTGTCCGAGACCGCGGCCGACCGCCTCGAGACGATCGCGGTCAACAACGACCTGGGCAGCGGCATGCAGGTCGCGCTGAAAGACCTGGAGCTGCGCGGGGCGGGCAATCTGCTCGGCGCCGAGCAGGCCGGCCATATCGCGGGGGTCGGCTTCGACCTCTACCTCCGCATGATCGGCGAGGCCGTCTCGGCATTCCGCGGCGACGAGGTCGAGGGTCCGGCCGAGCTGCGGCTCGAGCTCCCCGTGCAGGCGCGGATCCCCGAGTCGTACATCGACAGCGAGCGGCTGCGCCTCGAGGCGTACCAGAAGCTCTCGGCCGCGGCATCCGTCACGGCGAAGCCCGACGCGATCGACCTCGTGATCGACGAGCTTCGCGACCGCTACGGCGATCCGCCCGCCGAGGTGGAGGGTCTCGTCGCCGTCGCACGGCTGCGCCGGCGGGCGGCGCAGGCGGGGCTCGCCGACGTCGTGGCGATGGGTCCGAACCTGCGCGTCGCGCCGGCAAACCTGCCTGACTCGATGCGCGTGCGTCTGCAGCGCCTGCACCCGAAGGCCAAGCTGCTCTCGGGCGGCGAGGCCCTCGTGGTGCCGCTGCCGACGGCCGGTGGCGAGCCGAGGACGGATGCCGAGCTGATCGCCTGGGTCGGCCAGCTCATCGATCAGCTGTGGCCGGAGCGGGTCGCCGAACCCGAGACCGCGTCGACCGCCTGA